A window of bacterium contains these coding sequences:
- a CDS encoding hydrogenase maturation protease — protein sequence MSSTDRSPDCLIVGIGNLLMGDEGIGVHVIRQLEAGPSSPGVQYIDGGSGGFHLLDAFLRARRVLMVDATADGAAAGTVRRLRPRYSSDYPRTLAAHDIGLKDLLDAAYLLGEELDVTLFAVSIRWPPETGTELSAELRAKIPAIVAKVREEAMRPTA from the coding sequence ATGTCCTCGACCGACCGAAGTCCTGATTGCCTCATTGTCGGCATCGGCAACCTCCTGATGGGGGACGAGGGAATCGGCGTCCACGTCATCCGGCAGCTGGAGGCGGGCCCCTCGTCTCCAGGTGTCCAGTACATCGATGGGGGCAGCGGAGGGTTCCATCTCCTCGATGCATTCCTCCGTGCGCGCCGGGTTCTAATGGTCGACGCGACCGCCGATGGCGCAGCGGCCGGCACGGTGCGGCGGCTGCGGCCGCGATACTCCAGCGACTACCCAAGAACCCTTGCTGCCCACGATATCGGATTGAAGGACCTGCTCGACGCAGCGTATCTCCTGGGCGAGGAGTTGGACGTCACGCTGTTCGCGGTCTCGATTCGTTGGCCGCCGGAGACGGGAACGGAGCTGTCGGCGGAGCTTCGCGCCAAAATCCCGGCGATCGTGGCGAAGGTGCGAGAGGAGGCGATGCGACCGACCGCGTGA
- the cybH gene encoding Ni/Fe-hydrogenase, b-type cytochrome subunit, translating to MAKTAPVAYRRVYVWELPVRFYHWINALAVWVLIVTGYIIGRPVALGTSVEAYQQYWFGTVRFVHFVAAFVFFFNFLVRIYWGFVGNRFARWHNFLPFRPSQIKEMTEVLRIDILQTRVARLVSIGHNTLAGLIYFLSFLIFLFQSVTGFALYSSMSSLALPGLFRWAIPLFGGDFAVRQWHHAFTWFFVVFTIVHVYLVFYHDYVEGRGTASSMVGGWKFERSDVLDRPKS from the coding sequence ATGGCTAAGACGGCACCGGTCGCTTATCGTCGGGTCTACGTCTGGGAGCTCCCCGTTCGGTTCTACCACTGGATCAACGCTCTTGCCGTTTGGGTCCTCATCGTGACGGGCTACATCATCGGCCGCCCCGTCGCGCTCGGCACGTCGGTGGAGGCGTACCAGCAGTACTGGTTCGGCACGGTCCGCTTCGTCCACTTCGTCGCGGCCTTCGTTTTCTTCTTCAACTTCCTCGTGAGGATCTACTGGGGATTCGTGGGGAACCGCTTTGCGCGCTGGCACAATTTCCTGCCGTTCCGCCCGTCGCAGATCAAGGAGATGACGGAGGTCCTGCGGATCGACATCCTGCAGACTCGTGTCGCCCGCCTCGTCTCGATCGGGCACAACACCTTGGCCGGGTTGATCTACTTCCTTTCTTTCCTCATCTTCCTCTTCCAGTCAGTTACCGGGTTCGCCCTCTACTCCAGCATGAGTTCCTTGGCCCTGCCGGGCCTATTCCGTTGGGCCATTCCGCTCTTCGGAGGCGACTTTGCCGTTCGGCAGTGGCACCACGCGTTCACGTGGTTCTTCGTCGTATTCACGATCGTCCACGTCTACCTGGTGTTCTACCATGACTACGTGGAGGGGCGCGGCACCGCCTCGTCCATGGTGGGGGGCTGGAAGTTCGAACGGAGTGATGTCCTCGACCGACCGAAGTCCTGA
- a CDS encoding nickel-dependent hydrogenase large subunit: MMVRVVVDPITRIEGHLRIEATIEGGVITDAFSSGTMVRGFEKIMKGRDPRDAWAFAERACGVCTTVHALASVRAVEDALDITVPENAELVRNLMFCAQYVQDHVVHFYHLHALDWVDVVSALSADPAETSRIAQSISPWPKSSPGYFPAVQDRLKKFAESGQLGIFANGYWGHPAYRLPPAVNLLAVAHYLEALEWQKEIVKIHTIFGGKNPHPNYLVGGAPCSINTEEVNAVNTERLNFVGRLIKDARAFVEQVYLPDLLAIAGFYRDWAAFGGGLENYPCYGDLPTGGYAQPDTFKFPRGAILGRNLNEVLPVNDRDAQEIQECIAHSWYTYSGGDGVGLHPWAGETEFHYTGPKPPYEQLDVTGKYSWLKTPRWKGHPMEVGPLARVLVAYASGKTDVREVVNEALARLEVPSAALFSTLGRTAARGLETRLAAHWMQEFFDALQANVKSGNSRTFNPEKWDPSTWPATAEGVGLTEAPRGALAHWIKIRDGRIENYQLVVPSTWNGSPRDPRGQRSAFEASLVGTKVANPEQPVEILRTAHSFDPCIACAVHLYDPDGRQVHRVTFY; this comes from the coding sequence AGGCGACGATCGAGGGTGGCGTCATCACCGACGCCTTCTCCTCTGGCACGATGGTGCGCGGGTTCGAGAAGATCATGAAGGGGCGCGACCCGCGGGATGCCTGGGCCTTCGCCGAGCGGGCCTGCGGAGTCTGCACCACAGTGCATGCGCTGGCCAGCGTGCGGGCCGTCGAGGACGCCCTCGACATCACCGTGCCAGAGAACGCAGAGCTGGTGCGGAACCTCATGTTTTGCGCGCAGTACGTTCAGGACCACGTCGTTCACTTCTACCATCTGCATGCCCTGGACTGGGTCGACGTTGTGAGCGCGCTCTCTGCGGACCCGGCAGAGACCTCGAGGATCGCGCAGTCGATCTCCCCCTGGCCCAAGAGCTCGCCTGGCTACTTCCCCGCAGTGCAAGACCGCTTGAAGAAGTTCGCCGAGAGCGGTCAGCTCGGAATCTTCGCCAACGGCTACTGGGGCCACCCGGCGTATCGCCTCCCGCCCGCTGTCAACCTCTTGGCCGTAGCCCACTACCTCGAGGCGCTCGAGTGGCAGAAGGAGATCGTCAAGATCCACACGATCTTCGGCGGCAAGAATCCGCACCCGAACTACCTGGTGGGGGGCGCCCCTTGCTCGATCAACACCGAGGAAGTCAACGCGGTCAACACCGAGCGGCTGAATTTCGTCGGGCGCCTGATCAAGGATGCGCGGGCCTTCGTGGAGCAGGTCTACCTGCCGGACCTCCTGGCGATAGCCGGCTTCTACAGGGACTGGGCGGCCTTCGGCGGCGGCCTGGAGAACTACCCTTGCTACGGCGACCTGCCGACGGGCGGCTACGCCCAGCCCGACACCTTCAAGTTCCCACGCGGCGCCATCCTCGGGCGGAATCTGAACGAAGTGCTCCCGGTGAACGACCGCGACGCGCAGGAGATCCAGGAGTGCATCGCGCACTCCTGGTACACCTACTCCGGCGGCGACGGGGTGGGGCTTCATCCCTGGGCGGGGGAGACGGAATTCCACTACACCGGGCCGAAGCCTCCCTACGAGCAGCTCGACGTCACGGGGAAGTACTCGTGGCTGAAGACGCCGCGCTGGAAGGGGCACCCGATGGAGGTGGGCCCACTCGCGCGGGTGCTCGTGGCCTACGCCAGCGGGAAGACCGACGTGCGCGAGGTCGTGAACGAGGCCCTCGCCCGCCTGGAGGTGCCGTCAGCGGCCCTCTTCTCAACCTTGGGGCGCACGGCGGCGCGCGGACTTGAGACGCGGTTGGCGGCGCACTGGATGCAGGAGTTCTTTGACGCGCTCCAGGCCAACGTCAAGTCCGGGAACTCGCGCACCTTCAACCCAGAGAAATGGGACCCGAGCACCTGGCCGGCTACGGCGGAAGGCGTCGGCCTGACGGAAGCGCCGCGGGGCGCGCTGGCCCACTGGATCAAGATCCGCGATGGCAGGATCGAGAACTACCAACTGGTGGTTCCGTCGACCTGGAACGGCTCGCCGCGGGACCCGCGGGGACAGCGCTCGGCCTTTGAGGCCTCCCTCGTCGGCACCAAGGTGGCCAACCCGGAGCAGCCGGTCGAGATCTTGCGGACGGCCCACTCTTTTGACCCGTGCATCGCCTGTGCGGTTCACCTCTACGATCCGGATGGGCGCCAGGTCCACCGGGTGACGTTCTACTAG